A genomic window from Nomascus leucogenys isolate Asia chromosome 10, Asia_NLE_v1, whole genome shotgun sequence includes:
- the ZNF846 gene encoding zinc finger protein 846, whose amino-acid sequence FEDVAVDFPQEEWTLLDQTQRDFYRDVMLENYKNLIILGNELCKPCFMSGLEQMEELRTGVTGVLQELDLQLKTKGSPLLQDISAERSPNGIQLERSNTAEKLYDSNHSGKVFSEHPFLMTHMRTHIGEKTSEDSQSGKALRKNFPHSFYKKSHAEGKTPKCVKHEKACNQFPNLTRQNKTHTQEKLCECKDCWRTFLNQSSLKVHIRSHSGDKHYVCKECGKAFSNSSHLIGHGRIHSGEKPYVCKECGKAFTQSTGLKLHIRTHTGEKPYKCKECGKAFTHYSYLTDHTRIHSGKKPYVCMECGKAFTRSTGLILHIRIHTGEKPYECKECGKAFIHSSCLTKHVRIHSGEKPYLCKECGKAFTRSSGLVLHMRTHTGEKPYDCKECGKPFNNSSMLSQHVRIHTGEKPFECKECGKAFAQSSGLSTHLRTHTGEKAYECKECGKAFACSKNLNMHMRKHTGEKPYACRECGKAFKYSTCLNVHMRTHSGAKPYECKKCGKNFTQSSALAKHLRTKACEKT is encoded by the exons TTTGAGGATGTGGCTGTGGACTTTCCCCAGGAGGAGTGGACTTTGTTGGATCAAACCCAGAGAGATTTCTACAGAGATGTGATGTTGGAGAACTACAAGAATCTCATTATACTAGGTAA TGAATTATGCAAACCCTGTTTCATGTCTGGATTGGAACAAATGGAAGAGCTGAGGACAGGAGTGACAGGAGTTCTGCAAG aATTGGATTTGCAACTCAAAACCAAAGGCTCCCCACTGCTGCAAgatatttctgcagaaagatcACCAAATGGAATACAATTG GAGAGAAGCAATACTGCAGAGAAACTCTATGACTCTAACCATTCTGGAAAAGTCTTCAGTGAACACCCATTTCTTATGACTCACATGAGAACTCACATTGGAGAGAAAACTTCTGAGGATAGTCAGAGTGGAAAAGCCTTAAGAAAGAACTTTCCTCATAGTTTTTACAAGAAAAGTCATGCCGAGGGGAAAACGCCTAAGTGTGTTAAACATGAAAAAGCCTGCAACCAGTTTCCAAATCTTACTAGGCAGAATAAAACTCACACACAAGAGAAATTGTGCGAATGCAAAGATTGTTGGAGAACTTTTCTTAATCAGTCATCCCTTAAGGTACATATAAGATCTCACAGTGGAGACAAACACTATgtatgtaaggaatgtgggaaagccttcagtaATTCCTCACACCTTATAGGACATGGAAGAATTCACAGTGGAGAGAAGCCTTATGTCTGTAAAGAATGTGGTAAAGCTTTCACTCAATCCACAGGACTTAAATTACACATCAgaactcacactggagaaaaaccatATAAATGTAAagagtgtgggaaagccttcaccCATTATTCATATCTTACTGATCATACAAGAATTCACAGTGGAAAGAAGCCATATGTATGTATGGAATGTGGAAAAGCGTTCACTAGATCCACAGGACTTATTTTACACATACggattcacactggagaaaagccATATGAATGTAAGGAGTGTGGAAAAGCTTTTATTCATTCCTCATGCCTTACAAAACATGTAAGGATTCACAGTGGAGAGAAGCCATATttatgtaaggaatgtgggaaagcttttaCTCGTTCCTCAGGACTTGTTTTACACATGAGAACACATACTGGAGAAAAGCCCTATGACtgtaaagaatgtgggaaacCCTTTAATAATTCCTCAATGCTTAGTCAACATGTAAggattcacactggagagaagccgtTTGAATGCaaagaatgtgggaaagcttttGCTCAATCCTCGGGCCTTAGTACCCATTTaagaactcacactggagaaaaggcctatgaatgtaaggaatgcgGTAAAGCATTCGCTTGTTCCAAAAATCTTAATATGCACATGCGAAAGCACACAGGAGAAAAGCCTTATGCATGTAGagaatgtgggaaggccttcaaGTATTCCACATGCCTTAATGTTCACATGCGAACTCACTCTGGAGCAAAACCATATGAATGTAAGAAATGTGGGAAAAACTTCACTCAATCTTCAGCACTTGCTAAACATCTAAGAACTAAGGCATGTGAAAAAACCTGA